The genomic DNA TTTCACTAGGCCTTGTTCGTCGGGAtcaaaaaagaataaaacgGAGTTTTGGTAAGGGGATTTGCAAGGcgtttgggaggggtgggtaaAGGAGGGCAGTTGCCCCTCGAAGGCTGGGCTGGAGAGGGCGCGGATGAGCCATGTTGCCCATCGACACCCCCCTGAAGGGCACTAGGATGGGGGAATCGGGTTCTTGCTTTCAGGTGTATACCACCTTTCCTTCATATTCAGCTAGCCAGCGAGAAGAAGAATTACTGTCGTGATAGTTGATTAGTGTGGCAGAAACAACGTGCATTTTTGCTGTAACCTATCTTTTCAATGTTTATTCAGTGATTCCACTACCTGTACCGCAACCTAACGAACAACTACTTCAACATTACAATCAACTCATCCCTCATTCCCTCCCATTCCCAGCCCCAGCCGCCGCAGGCCCAGGagcaccaaccaaccacccaaccccactAACCAACGTCCCCATCGCCGCATTCTTCAACTgatccctcttcctcgccctctgttgtccaccctccccgtcatGACTTCCACCAGTAGgactcaccacctccctcccccgaccTAGCACTATCCATACTCCCCCTCTCGCTCCCATTCTTATCCCCCCCAGCCaaacccccacaaccccctccccaacccccagcgCCCCCCCCAGCAGCCCTCTGCAGCCCACTCAGCGCGCTCAAATTCCTCGGCGCCGTCAACCCCGTCGCCCTCGCCAAATCAAACAAACTCAtcggcgcctcctcctccttacTATCCCGTCCCCTACTGCTCCCACCAACCCGTGCTTGTTTTGCCTTGTTCGTACTGTTAAATCCCCCCGGCATGTTTGTGCCCGAGACACTATCCCCCCTCcaatcccactcctcctccctctcctcctcctgcctaACCTtcacctccagctcctcctccgcccgtCGATAAACATTCAAAATCTCCTGCAGCGTCGCCCTCGGTGCGATCCTCAACGCAACGCTCAAACACTCAATCCTCTGCTCCAAGTGCCTAATCTCTTCGTTCGCGCTCCCGGTCCCAAAATGCGTCGGTTTAGTCGTCCTCGCCGTGCGCCGGTACTTCCCCGCCTGCAGCGCCACTCGCCACGAGTAATCATCTTTTTCTTGGCCGGTAGCAGGGGAATCGAGACGGGTTACGACAAAAGAGTAGGCTGTCTCAAAATCTTCTTCTGTTAAAGCCGCGTCGATGCACATGGCTGTGATGCGTTGAGACACCTGTTCTGGCGGGTGCGGGAGAGAGGATGTatgagaggaagaaggagattgttTAACCAGCCCGGCTTGGACCATCCGGTTGCCCAGGTCGACAAAGTCCTGGAGCCGGGTGTATGATTTGGGGTTTTGCTCGAGGATTTTGCCAATGATGGAGATCGGATCCGAGTGCACCCGCAGGACAATAGGGGTGAAGGGTTCGCCTTGTTTGAGGACTAGACGGTATTCACTTAGGGTGTGggtggcttggaggagggccTCGACTTTTTGGgcgagggggtgggatttggggagAGTGGAGGGGAAGGCTTTGATTCTGAGGGAGGACTATTAGTATGGAGAAAGTGAGAGGAGTTGAGAAGGCGTTGGCTTACATCTCATCACACTTCTTGAGCCCACCGCGAGTGCGGTTGGGATTGGAAGCGTTGTCGTAGGCCGTCATGGCGGTGGCGTAGACCGTGTCTTGCAGCACCTTCTCGTCCAGGGGCCTGTCAGGGGCGTCTTCGTACAACGACCGCGCCAAGGAGTAGCCTTTCGGCAGTTAGTAAAGAGAAGAACAGAACCTAGAAGAAACAACCTACGTGTGTTGAAAAGCAACGCCTTGAgaatctcaacctccaaaaacTCTTTTTTCAACTTGCTGAACACCCCCTTAGGAGTGGCCTCAAGAGAcacctcctcagcacccCAATCCCGAAGCCAGAGAATCTCATTTCTCGCCCCCAACCAAAATTTATCGTCTGTCTTTGGGCCGTTGTGGTTGAGATGATGAATCAACTTACTGGCCTGTTCTTTCTGGTCACGTTCATCTTGTAACAAGGCGAGCTCTCCGGCTCTTCTAATGGTGCAAGCTTGGCCGGCATGGGTGAGAAGATGAGCACTGAGAATCAGTGCCTCCAAGAAAGCGACAGCAGAGTTGTCGGGCGCCGTCAAAATATTCGATGAAGCCAACAGATCATTCCGCATAAACGTCGCGGTTttggtggagatgatgtCCTCAGATATTTGCTCGGCAAGGGGCGGCAGGAGTGCGACCGctgagggaaaagggggcagcGGATCTAGACCACGGAGGTTCGCAACCTGAGCCGCGATACTATATGCCCCCTCAATCGCCTCAGATGACGCTTCCGGAAGCACATAGGCCGATGCCAATGCTGCCTGCGCATAGGCTCGCTGCACACGgtcttgctgttgttctGTCAACTCCAGCTTCCCCCAGCCGGCCAGGTCAGCATCTCCTGGACCACCCCACTGTTGAATAGCATTGACGGCCACCCTCCAGTTCTTTGACGCTTGCGTGGTGAGCCAGCGAAGAACCTCGTCGTATCCGGCACAAATCccgtcgtcttcctcgccgttGGGAGAAACGATACTACGTCTCCTGGTCTTCCACTTCTTTTCGTCCACAAGCCATGGACCGATTAGACCCCGCAAGTCTCGTCCTACTACGGGCAAGTCCTCTTCCCTGGCTCCGGTCCGAGACAGTAACAGATTGACGGCAACACGATCTGGGAGTTCCTGAAAAGCAGACAAGGTGTATTGAATTGGATCCTCTGGGTGGTATTCGCAGTTTCGTCGTAAAAGCGGCAAGATTGTCGAGATCAAAAGGGTCCGCACGTATGCCGACTGATCCATGaacggcagcaacaaggtCGGGAGCTCCGCGAGCAAGCcagcctcctcgtccacTTTGTATGACCTCCGGACAAGGAAGGAGGTGATAGGgtcatccccaacctcttTTGGTGTATCCTTGAAAGTCAAGGGCAGTAGTCGAAGCTTGCGCACCCGCTTTGTCGCATCCCCCTCGGCTAGCGTCTCTACAGATGAAGCATCGACGTCATGGTTGGTGTTTTCTGAAAGTGTTCCCTTTTCGATCTTCTCGAGAAATCCGACGTATTTGGTTGATTGTAAGGTTTCGGGGAGGTATGTCAGGAGAATGCGCAACACCAGGTCTTTGCGCAGGACAGTGTCATGGCGGGCAGCAAGGACAGCCAAGCTATCGATATCGGCCTGAACAGCAAAGTGCACGGCAAGGAGGACCAGCTTTGCCGGTGATAGTGAGAGGGTCATTATTTTCGAGGCTCCTGTATCCGAGATTCGTACTATCGACCTAGAGAATGAATGGAACGGTGCAAAATCGCATGTCGAATCACGTCGGATATGCCTTCACATGGCAACTTGTCAGTCAACGACAAGGACACGGAGCTGAGAGCTTCCACAAACAGCAGTTGGGGATCATGAACACATTCGCTCTTGGCATCTTTCCCCAAGAAAGCGGCAGGGATAGGGGTCAGCCAGCCAATCGAAGGCCGGGCATTTCGCCCGCAGTCCGTCATTGTGGGTCATCCCTGCTGTGGCTTGACCTGCAAAAGTGTGGCTGCCGCTCTCCCGTGCGTGTGTCTGTTGCTGGCCAAGCTCCAAGTGGGAACATCACATTGACTTTGGACGCCGACGACATTCGCGACCTCCCCTCAACTTCCCCTCCTGCCACACCACAAACAGGGAAATTCATAGCCCATCATGGCGTCCGGATACGGCGTGAACGGCGGTGGGTAGCCTGGACACGTCCCAATGGCCTCAATTGGCCCTCACCTAGCAACATATAAACTAACAATGCCCTCGCAGGCCCGTCTCGGTGCTT from Podospora pseudoanserina strain CBS 124.78 chromosome 2, whole genome shotgun sequence includes the following:
- a CDS encoding hypothetical protein (EggNog:ENOG503P14B; COG:S) translates to MTLSLSPAKLVLLAVHFAVQADIDSLAVLAARHDTVLRKDLVLRILLTYLPETLQSTKYVGFLEKIEKGTLSENTNHDVDASSVETLAEGDATKRVRKLRLLPLTFKDTPKEVGDDPITSFLVRRSYKVDEEAGLLAELPTLLLPFMDQSAYVRTLLISTILPLLRRNCEYHPEDPIQYTLSAFQELPDRVAVNLLLSRTGAREEDLPVVGRDLRGLIGPWLVDEKKWKTRRRSIVSPNGEEDDGICAGYDEVLRWLTTQASKNWRVAVNAIQQWGGPGDADLAGWGKLELTEQQQDRVQRAYAQAALASAYVLPEASSEAIEGAYSIAAQVANLRGLDPLPPFPSAVALLPPLAEQISEDIISTKTATFMRNDLLASSNILTAPDNSAVAFLEALILSAHLLTHAGQACTIRRAGELALLQDERDQKEQASKLIHHLNHNGPKTDDKFWLGARNEILWLRDWGAEEVSLEATPKGVFSKLKKEFLEVEILKALLFNTRYSLARSLYEDAPDRPLDEKVLQDTVYATAMTAYDNASNPNRTRGGLKKCDEIIKAFPSTLPKSHPLAQKVEALLQATHTLSEYRLVLKQGEPFTPIVLRVHSDPISIIGKILEQNPKSYTRLQDFVDLGNRMVQAGLVKQSPSSSHTSSLPHPPEQVSQRITAMCIDAALTEEDFETAYSFVVTRLDSPATGQEKDDYSWRVALQAGKYRRTARTTKPTHFGTGSANEEIRHLEQRIECLSVALRIAPRATLQEILNVYRRAEEELEVKVRQEEEREEEWDWRGDSVSGTNMPGGFNSTNKAKQARVGGSSRGRDSKEEEAPMSLFDLARATGLTAPRNLSALSGLQRAAGGGAGGGDKNGSERGSMDSARSGEGGGESYWWKS